Proteins from one Bombus vancouverensis nearcticus unplaced genomic scaffold, iyBomVanc1_principal scaffold0034, whole genome shotgun sequence genomic window:
- the LOC143304424 gene encoding uncharacterized protein LOC143304424 isoform X1: protein MYPLFEIWKDSCKIVLCRSFDFPYLLVSPLSFPLRHFGSCSAKLRCDESIQSSSFLSITWITLRQTYHSFNFSVFFGNVLTVAQKPRTFPNNQQSFIVFCSAGIARQFDGVTLLFLCSS, encoded by the exons ATGTAtcctttgtttgaaatttggaaagatTCGTGTAAGATCGTTTTGTGTAGATCGTTTGACTTTCCGTATCTGCTTGTATCTCCGTTATCCTTCCCACTACGCCACTTTGGAAGCTGCTCAGCGAAACTAAGGTGCGACGAGTCCATTCAGTCGTCTTCTTTTCTATCGATAACATGGATCACGTTGCGTCAG ACATATCACAGCTTCAACTTTTCCGTCTTCTTTGGGAATGTTCTAACAGTGGCTCAGAAGCCAAGAAC CTTTCCAAATAATCAGCAGTCATTCATCGTGTTTTGTTCTGCTGGGATAGCACGGCAGTTCGATGGCGTAACGCTTCTGTTCCTCTGTTCCTcctaa
- the LOC143304424 gene encoding uncharacterized protein LOC143304424 isoform X2 produces the protein MRRQLAVMLPADWGLTYHSFNFSVFFGNVLTVAQKPRTFPNNQQSFIVFCSAGIARQFDGVTLLFLCSS, from the exons aTGCGTAGACAACTGGCTGTCATGTTGCCCGCGGATTGGGGCCTG ACATATCACAGCTTCAACTTTTCCGTCTTCTTTGGGAATGTTCTAACAGTGGCTCAGAAGCCAAGAAC CTTTCCAAATAATCAGCAGTCATTCATCGTGTTTTGTTCTGCTGGGATAGCACGGCAGTTCGATGGCGTAACGCTTCTGTTCCTCTGTTCCTcctaa
- the LOC143304424 gene encoding uncharacterized protein LOC143304424 isoform X3 — MNFHGNLTYHSFNFSVFFGNVLTVAQKPRTFPNNQQSFIVFCSAGIARQFDGVTLLFLCSS; from the exons atgaattttcatggaaatctg ACATATCACAGCTTCAACTTTTCCGTCTTCTTTGGGAATGTTCTAACAGTGGCTCAGAAGCCAAGAAC CTTTCCAAATAATCAGCAGTCATTCATCGTGTTTTGTTCTGCTGGGATAGCACGGCAGTTCGATGGCGTAACGCTTCTGTTCCTCTGTTCCTcctaa